One Faecalispora anaeroviscerum genomic window carries:
- a CDS encoding carbohydrate kinase family protein, translating into MIHSNSQKRGHSRVLLFGEVLFDRFPNGTFIGGGPANSAAHLARLGAGSSLLSCVGQDELGDNAISLLHGFGVNTALIGRSNRPTGQVQVAVDGSGIPSYHIMENVAYDHIALSPQELLHIGQGGYDALFFGTMAQRSPGSRSTLHQLIESVPFSVRFLDINLRDGFYTEEILLYSLSHCTILKLNDEELAVLRQMLNLGEDPVSRLFAHYPELQICLVTKGAQGVLAYTREIRLDVPGQRVQVADTVGAGDAFSAAFLYVYLHTGNMVSAVKAGNHLGAYVASHSGAVPGYEAGLTERIASLAESRT; encoded by the coding sequence ATGATACATTCCAACTCTCAAAAGCGCGGACACAGCCGGGTGCTGTTGTTTGGAGAGGTGTTGTTTGACAGATTCCCAAACGGTACCTTTATTGGCGGCGGGCCGGCAAACTCCGCTGCCCATTTGGCAAGGCTGGGGGCCGGCAGCTCTTTGCTGTCTTGCGTCGGTCAGGATGAGCTGGGGGACAACGCCATTTCTCTGCTTCATGGCTTTGGCGTGAATACTGCTCTGATCGGTCGGAGCAACCGGCCAACAGGCCAGGTGCAGGTAGCTGTGGACGGCAGCGGCATCCCCAGCTATCACATTATGGAAAACGTAGCTTATGATCATATTGCTCTTTCCCCGCAGGAGCTGTTGCACATTGGGCAAGGTGGCTATGATGCTCTCTTTTTCGGTACCATGGCTCAGCGCTCGCCCGGGAGCCGCAGTACGCTTCATCAGTTGATTGAAAGCGTGCCGTTCTCCGTTCGCTTTCTCGATATTAACCTGCGCGACGGCTTTTATACAGAGGAGATTCTCCTCTATTCGCTCAGCCATTGCACGATTTTAAAGCTGAATGACGAGGAACTGGCGGTGCTTCGGCAAATGCTCAATTTAGGGGAGGACCCTGTTTCCCGGTTGTTTGCTCACTACCCGGAGCTGCAAATCTGCCTGGTTACCAAAGGGGCGCAGGGGGTATTGGCGTATACACGCGAGATCCGGCTCGATGTTCCCGGCCAGCGGGTACAGGTTGCGGATACCGTCGGCGCTGGGGATGCATTTTCCGCCGCGTTTCTGTACGTGTATTTACATACGGGGAACATGGTATCCGCGGTAAAGGCCGGGAACCATCTTGGCGCCTATGTCGCTTCTCATAGCGGCGCTGTCCCGGGGTATGAGGCCGGTCTTACCGAGAGAATCGCCTCGTTGGCGGAAAGCCGAACGTAA